A portion of the Betaproteobacteria bacterium genome contains these proteins:
- a CDS encoding rRNA pseudouridine synthase, with the protein MVKRIVVTGLKARGYVDGRYVGEEKKEPNARGEDVLRGRTRRAKSGGPMGAGAGVGKRGKKRGPAQGGTAANDNFGNTIAGKRGRRGKSQGRGAKDGQTQVGNVVGQTAGIGNGIGLPQGDRPPRGPRGPRGAGGPPRTQSRKNTAGRKTPFRKMPMSEALVPSPSQVGDTRRIGEEAKSGQFAEALAAQANVKRERLHKVMAQSGIGSRRDMEIMISTGRVMVNGIVATTGTQVSPGDNVLVDQRPVKLKFSEELPRILLYHKPEGEIVTTSDPGNRITVFDNLPPVENGKWIAIGRLDINTSGLLIFTTNGELANRFMHPRYEVEREYAVRILGELTEEQTQALLTGVNIDMSDDDHEDDDEEHEPSAPARFDTIEKRGGEGANQWYQVTIKEGRNREVRKMFESQGLTVSRLIRTRFGKIELPPRLLRGKLMELSPDQVRSVLAGAGMKDEAEAAMPNAGARDPRGGRGPRGAQGAKSPPREGQGRQGGQGRQGGRPPRVDNAGVSVGGVAIGNAAGPETAERVERGNGSPRPRRNRRGGKGVKRDPNMVNAGGAGNSVNAVNDEGFGNRADSRGNVPPPIESFHENHQTHEANGNAVDAVGNLVNKVSPERPPGEGAPRKGPRGGRQRRNFRGRGGRNRGAKGGGEGGGEGGGGNATGNENSGGGEMGGGSGGNSAGGGNAGNTGGEGNS; encoded by the coding sequence GGAAAGCGCGGCAAGAAACGCGGTCCCGCCCAAGGCGGTACGGCTGCCAACGACAACTTCGGCAACACCATCGCCGGCAAGCGCGGCCGGCGCGGTAAATCACAGGGTCGTGGCGCCAAGGACGGGCAGACGCAGGTTGGCAATGTTGTCGGACAAACTGCCGGCATTGGCAACGGTATCGGTTTGCCGCAGGGCGACCGGCCGCCGCGTGGTCCGCGTGGCCCCCGTGGTGCGGGTGGTCCACCGCGCACCCAGTCGCGCAAGAATACGGCCGGCAGGAAAACGCCATTTCGCAAGATGCCCATGTCAGAAGCGCTGGTGCCATCGCCATCGCAGGTTGGCGATACTCGCCGTATCGGGGAAGAAGCCAAATCCGGACAATTTGCCGAAGCGTTGGCTGCTCAGGCCAATGTAAAGCGCGAACGTTTGCACAAGGTCATGGCCCAATCGGGGATCGGCTCGCGGCGCGATATGGAAATCATGATTTCGACCGGTCGTGTGATGGTCAACGGCATCGTAGCCACCACCGGCACGCAAGTGTCGCCCGGTGACAACGTTCTGGTCGACCAGCGTCCGGTGAAGCTGAAATTCAGCGAAGAACTGCCGCGCATCCTGCTGTATCACAAGCCCGAGGGGGAGATTGTCACCACCAGCGATCCGGGCAACCGCATCACCGTATTCGACAATCTGCCGCCAGTGGAAAACGGCAAATGGATCGCAATCGGTCGCCTTGATATCAATACCTCGGGGCTGCTGATTTTCACGACAAATGGCGAACTCGCGAATCGTTTCATGCATCCTCGATATGAAGTTGAGCGCGAGTATGCAGTCCGGATTTTGGGTGAACTGACAGAGGAACAAACGCAGGCATTGCTGACTGGCGTGAACATCGACATGAGCGATGACGACCACGAGGACGATGACGAGGAACATGAACCGAGCGCGCCAGCCCGTTTCGATACCATCGAAAAACGCGGTGGAGAAGGCGCAAATCAGTGGTATCAGGTCACGATCAAGGAAGGGCGCAATCGGGAAGTGCGAAAAATGTTCGAGTCGCAGGGACTCACCGTATCGCGCCTGATTCGCACACGCTTCGGCAAGATAGAACTGCCGCCGCGCCTGTTGCGCGGCAAGCTGATGGAACTCTCGCCCGATCAGGTGCGCAGCGTGCTCGCGGGGGCGGGCATGAAGGATGAGGCGGAAGCGGCGATGCCCAATGCGGGCGCGCGTGATCCACGAGGTGGGCGCGGCCCGCGCGGCGCGCAAGGCGCCAAATCGCCGCCCCGCGAAGGCCAGGGGCGCCAAGGCGGTCAAGGCAGGCAAGGTGGGCGACCACCGCGCGTAGACAATGCAGGCGTCAGCGTGGGCGGTGTTGCGATTGGCAATGCGGCTGGCCCTGAGACAGCGGAACGCGTGGAACGCGGCAATGGAAGTCCCCGCCCACGCCGGAATCGTCGTGGCGGCAAAGGCGTGAAACGCGACCCCAATATGGTCAACGCAGGCGGAGCGGGGAATAGCGTAAACGCCGTCAATGACGAGGGGTTTGGCAATCGGGCCGACTCGCGCGGAAATGTTCCGCCCCCAATTGAAAGTTTTCATGAAAATCATCAAACGCATGAAGCAAACGGCAATGCGGTCGACGCGGTGGGAAATCTTGTGAACAAGGTATCTCCCGAGCGTCCACCCGGAGAGGGCGCCCCGCGTAAAGGGCCACGAGGCGGCCGTCAGCGGCGCAATTTTCGTGGACGTGGTGGACGCAATCGGGGTGCGAAAGGTGGTGGTGAAGGCGGTGGCGAGGGTGGCGGTGGAAACGCAACCGGAAACGAAAATAGTGGTGGCGGTGAAATGGGTGGTGGGTCAGGCGGCAATTCAGCTGGCGGTGGCAATGCCGGCAACACCGGAGGTGAAGGTAATTCCTGA
- the prmB gene encoding 50S ribosomal protein L3 N(5)-glutamine methyltransferase — translation MPGKSLTSLGEAVEFAERTFLDAELYFGHGSATAFDEAVYLVLHTLGLPLDELDGVRERKLTAAESAAILRIVERRAVERIPAAYLTHEAWLGPFRFYIDARAIVPRSFIAELLHDELVPWIVDPDGVESVLDLCTGSGCLAVLAALVFPNAKVDAVDLSTDALEVAKQNVNDYELNDRVNLIVSDMWNALAGNKYDLIISNPPYVTGESMAALPDEYHREPAMALASGEDGLDHVRTILKSAAAHLNEDGLLVVEVGFNREGVEAAFPNVPFTWAEVSAGDEVVFLLTREELVRMHGGADCG, via the coding sequence ATGCCCGGAAAATCTCTTACGTCGCTCGGTGAAGCGGTTGAATTCGCGGAGCGCACATTTCTCGATGCGGAACTTTACTTCGGTCATGGCTCGGCAACGGCATTTGATGAAGCCGTCTATCTCGTGTTACACACTCTCGGCCTGCCACTGGATGAACTCGATGGCGTCCGGGAACGCAAGCTGACAGCCGCGGAATCGGCGGCAATACTCCGCATCGTTGAGCGGCGCGCGGTGGAGCGCATCCCGGCTGCCTACCTCACGCATGAAGCCTGGCTGGGGCCGTTCCGATTCTATATTGATGCGCGCGCCATTGTGCCGCGTTCGTTTATCGCGGAATTGTTGCACGACGAATTGGTGCCGTGGATCGTTGATCCGGATGGTGTGGAATCGGTGCTTGATCTGTGTACCGGTTCAGGCTGTCTGGCGGTACTTGCTGCGCTGGTTTTTCCGAATGCGAAGGTCGACGCGGTAGATCTGTCCACCGATGCGCTGGAAGTAGCAAAGCAAAACGTCAACGACTACGAACTGAACGACCGCGTGAATTTGATTGTCTCCGACATGTGGAATGCACTTGCCGGCAACAAATATGATCTCATCATCAGCAACCCTCCGTACGTGACCGGCGAATCGATGGCGGCACTGCCTGACGAATACCATCGCGAACCGGCGATGGCGCTTGCCAGCGGCGAAGACGGCCTGGATCACGTGCGCACGATATTGAAGAGCGCGGCGGCGCATCTCAACGAAGACGGGTTGCTGGTCGTGGAAGTTGGCTTCAATCGCGAAGGCGTCGAAGCTGCGTTTCCCAATGTGCCGTTTACCTGGGCTGAGGTGAGCGCCGGCGACGAGGTAGTATTTTTATTGACACGCGAGGAACTGGTGCGGATGCACGGCGGTGCTGACTGCGGCTGA
- the dapE gene encoding succinyl-diaminopimelate desuccinylase, producing the protein MTATLALTRELVSRRSITPDDAGCQELIIERLAPLGFVMQRIDVNGVSNLWARHGTEKPLVCLAGHTDVVPAGPLDKWHTDPFAPTEHDGKLYGRGAADMKTGVAAFVTAAEKFVRQHPDHPGSIALLITSDEEGRAVDGTVKVVDWLKAQDERIDYTIVGEPSSTHQFGDTIRNGRRGSLSARLVVKGVQGHVAYPHLAKNPIHLVAPAMADLTTTHWDKGNEYFPETTLQISNIYGGTGAFNVIPGTVEIHFNIRFASVSTPESLQTRVEAILKEHALDFDIYWTLGGKPFFTPRGMLVEALSKAVQKVCGITPELSTGGGTSDGRFIADVCDQIAEFGPINATIHQLNERVEIADIERLHEVYFRTLENLLIGAN; encoded by the coding sequence ATGACCGCCACCCTCGCGCTCACTCGCGAACTGGTCTCGCGCCGCTCGATCACGCCCGATGATGCGGGCTGCCAGGAGTTGATCATCGAGCGGCTCGCGCCATTGGGCTTCGTCATGCAGCGGATCGACGTGAATGGTGTTTCCAATCTGTGGGCGCGTCACGGCACCGAAAAACCACTAGTATGCCTCGCCGGACACACCGATGTGGTGCCTGCCGGTCCACTGGACAAATGGCACACCGATCCGTTTGCGCCAACCGAGCATGACGGCAAATTGTATGGCCGCGGCGCGGCCGACATGAAGACCGGGGTGGCGGCGTTTGTCACGGCCGCGGAAAAATTCGTGCGCCAGCACCCTGACCATCCGGGCTCGATCGCGCTGCTGATCACCAGCGACGAAGAAGGCCGCGCGGTGGACGGCACCGTGAAAGTGGTCGACTGGCTGAAGGCGCAGGACGAGCGCATCGACTACACCATCGTCGGCGAACCCTCCTCCACCCACCAGTTCGGCGATACGATTCGCAATGGCCGCCGCGGCTCGCTCTCGGCGCGTCTGGTCGTCAAAGGCGTTCAAGGGCACGTCGCCTATCCGCACTTGGCGAAGAATCCGATTCATCTCGTCGCCCCGGCAATGGCCGATTTGACGACGACGCATTGGGACAAGGGCAACGAATACTTTCCTGAAACGACGCTGCAAATTTCGAATATCTACGGCGGCACCGGCGCATTCAACGTGATTCCGGGAACGGTGGAAATCCATTTCAATATTCGATTTGCCAGTGTCAGCACGCCGGAAAGTTTGCAGACGCGGGTCGAGGCGATTCTCAAGGAGCACGCGCTCGACTTCGACATTTATTGGACGCTTGGGGGCAAGCCATTTTTCACGCCGCGCGGCATGCTGGTGGAGGCGTTGTCGAAGGCTGTCCAGAAGGTTTGCGGCATCACCCCTGAACTTTCGACGGGTGGCGGCACCTCGGACGGTCGCTTCATTGCCGATGTCTGCGATCAGATCGCCGAGTTCGGGCCGATCAACGCGACCATTCACCAGTTGAACGAACGAGTGGAAATTGCCGATATCGAGCGATTGCATGAAGTGTATTTCCGCACACTGGAAAATTTGCTGATTGGTGCCAACTGA